From Thermoleophilum album:
GGAGGGGCGAGCGATGTCGGTGCACCAGCGGAGCCCGCTGCTCCGACCGAGGCCGGCGCCGGCGCCGCGACGGCGAGCGGAGCACCCGCCCCGGAAGTCGCTACCAGCACCAGCGGCAACGGTGCGACACCCCCACACGGGCGACCGACGATCACCATCCGCTCCGACACGCCACCGCTGCGTCACGAGAGCGCGAACGTTGCCGGCGCCCCCGGCACGAGCGCTGCGGACGAGACGATGATCATGCGTGGCGGGCTTGGCGAGCAGCGCGGCGTGCGGCGCCTCGCGGCGTTGGCCCCGCGGCGGCTGCTGGCAGTCGCAGTGCTAGTGCTCGCGCTTGTTGCGATCGCTGGTGTCGCCGGATCTGCGCTTCTCAACCCACCGAGTCGCGAAACGAGCAGCACTCGCCGCACCGGAAGCGATGGGACAAGCAAGCAGGCAGCGCGGCCGATCGTGCCCTCCCAGATCACCGTCGCAGTCCTGAACGGCACGACCGTCCCGGGGCTCGCGGCGCAGATCGGCGATCGCCTCTCGGCGCTCGGTTTCGACGTCGGCAACATCACCAACAACTCCGACCAGCAGCGCGCCGAATCGGTCGTGCTGTTCCAGCCTGGGCACGAACGCGAAGCGGCGTTCGTCGGCCGCAAACTCGGAATTGCCCAGCGCGAGCCGATCGACCCGGTCGCACGTCAGCTCGGCGGTGACGCGAGCGTCGTGGTCATCGCCGGCGCCGACCAGACACCGTAGGTCGCGTTGGGCGAGTTCGCGGGACGCGGCCTCGCGCGGCCTGGTCTCGGACGACTGCGATGGCGGGTGCGCAGCGACGCCAACTCGCGACCCTAGGGCACCCAGCCGGCCCGGCGGTAGATCGCGGCCAG
This genomic window contains:
- a CDS encoding LytR C-terminal domain-containing protein, with the protein product MVGELVQQIGAYAGIASVAGLAVLASLYFAHARELRQLRQWADEFARAVAQREAERVRTVQPVRSAPLATPTAVHVARSSAAASQAAGQPAGAVPATPAAAEAARTAAGAAPAAAQAGGGASDVGAPAEPAAPTEAGAGAATASGAPAPEVATSTSGNGATPPHGRPTITIRSDTPPLRHESANVAGAPGTSAADETMIMRGGLGEQRGVRRLAALAPRRLLAVAVLVLALVAIAGVAGSALLNPPSRETSSTRRTGSDGTSKQAARPIVPSQITVAVLNGTTVPGLAAQIGDRLSALGFDVGNITNNSDQQRAESVVLFQPGHEREAAFVGRKLGIAQREPIDPVARQLGGDASVVVIAGADQTP